The following are encoded together in the Rhizophagus irregularis chromosome 21, complete sequence genome:
- a CDS encoding uncharacterized protein (SECRETED:cutsite_TFA-LK; SECRETED:prob_0.9028); SECRETED:SignalP(1-22) translates to MNFKFKFLYLSILLLFIPSTFALKDDGSNNIEAVFDAATGFMIPLIIYLSLNHGMNNYLFCSFIILAMADMGLTIFFTYFCYFHYNHDPFFWIYFIFIEPIYIINYLIILKESDHFNKFLLRNNKKEVNKMEKWIKKKLIPLTLFIINLIFLGIAIRKDYVDFINGLFIIIPSIILFLVYLGFIIFYNETKNENMDNENKSNGLAHLRFFVEFMCSIIFVMISGPSVLWIKCYLSITIVEMSLYLERAKPDSILRYRLNNLDQCKDLLLNLHNDDNEKSKNFVIELHVVDHKKEENDISLNIIDVQKM, encoded by the coding sequence atgaacttcaaatttaaatttctttatctcTCAATACTTCTCTTATTTATACCATCAACGTTTGCTCTTAAAGATGATGGAAGCAACAACATTGAAGCCGTTTTTGATGCGGCTACAGGGTTTATGATACCTCTTATCATATATTTATCCTTAAATCATggaatgaataattatttattttgttcatTCATCATATTAGCAATGGCTGATATGggattaacaatatttttcacttatttttgttattttcattataatcatgatccatttttttggatttattttatatttattgaaccaatttatattataaattatcttattatattaaaagaaagtgatcattttaataaatttttattaagaaataataagaAGGAAGTAAACAAAATGGAAAagtggattaaaaaaaaattaattcctttaacattatttattataaatttgatatttttgggTATCGCTATACGTAAAGATTATGTTGATTTTATAAATggactttttataattataccaagtataattttattcttggTTTATCTTggtttcatcattttttataatgaaactAAAAATGAGAATATGGATAATGAGAATAAGAGTAATGGACTTGCTCATCTTCgtttttttgttgaatttatgtgttcaattatttttgttatgaTATCAGGTCCTTCTGTTTTATGgataaaatgttatttatctATTACTATAGTTGAAATGTCTTTATATTTAGAAAGAGCAAAACCTGATTCAATATTACGTTATAGATTAAATAATCTTGATCAAtgtaaagatttattattaaatcttcataatgatgataatgaaaaaagtaaaaattttgtaatagaATTACATGTAGTAGAtcataaaaaagaagaaaatgatatttccttaaatattattgacGTTCAAAAAATGTAA